TTTTACCGGCCCGCCTCGGGCGCATTGGCGGCACCTCGGGGGAATGCTTGTGCGCGGTTGCGGGTTTCGGCATGACAAGGCCCGACAACACCGGGCAAAGCAGGATTGATCATGAGCGAATTTCGCCGTCTTACCGAAAATATTCTTGTAAGTCAGCAGATTACTGCCGAAGATGTAGCGGCGGCGGCCGGACTTGGCGTCAACCTGATCGTCAATAATCGCCCCGATGGCGAAGAGCCTTCCGCGCCGCAAGGCGACGAAATCGCCGCTGCCGCTGCCGCAGCGGGCATGAATTACGTGGCCATTCCGATCGGCCATTCCGGCTTCAGCGAGCCGCAGGTGGACGCGATGATTGCCGCGCTGGAGCAAGCCGAAGGGCCGATTCTCGCCTATTGCCGCTCGGGCACGCGGTCGACCCTGCTGTGGGCGCTGGCTGCTGCCAAGCAGGGCGAGAACCCGGACACGATTGCCCGAACAGCGGCGCAGGCGGGATACGACGTCAGCCCGATTCGTCCGATGATCGACATGCTGGCAGCGCGCTGAGGCGCTCTGCCGCGTGGAACTGCCGCCGCTCGTTCTCCAGACCGCCGGTTCGCTGGTCGCGATCATCGCGCTGGCGGGGCTTGCGCGGTGGATGAAGCTGGGCGGTACACAGCCCCTCGACAGCGATGAAGCCGTGCGCCGCGCCGCGGGCGAGGTAGAAGACGGCTTCGATCCCATCAAAGCTGCTCGCGCTGCAGACGGGTTGGCGGCGCTGGCACGCGACGCCACGGGGCGCATCATGCTCATCAAGCGCCACGGCAACCGCTTTGTCGGGCGAATACTCGGCCCCGGCGCCCGGGCGCGCCTGTGGAAGGACCTCGGCAAGGCGGCGCTCGAGGTCGATTGCGGCGAGGCTCGATTTGGCAAGGTGTTTCTCGACATCACCGAACCCGAAGCTTGGGCTGACGCGATCAATCGGGTAAGCGGAACGCACCATGCCTGACTTCAAACCCATCGACTATGCTGTGCCGCTGTTCGTGGTCGCTGTGCTGGCCGAGATGATCTGGGCGAAGCTGCGCGCCCCCGAAGCCTACGAGCCGAAGGACACTCTGGTCAGCCTGGCCTTCGGGCTGGGTTCGACCGTAGCGGGCGCGCTGCTCGGCGGATTTGCGCTGACGCTGTTTATCAAGACCTATGACTACCGGATCTTCGATTTCGGCCCCGAATGGTGGGCGGTGTGGTGGGCCTGGCCCGTGTGCTTCATTCTCGACGATCTCAAATATTACTGGGTCCATCGCGCCGGGCACCGCATCCGCTGGATGTGGGCGAGCCACGTGAACCACCACTCCAGCCAGCATTACAACCTCTCCACCGCCTTGCGGCAGACGTGGACCGGGATGTTCACCTTCGGCTTCCTGTTCGCGGTGCCGCTGGTGCTGCTCGGTTTCCACCCGGCGATGATCGCGATCTGCGGCGGGTTCAATCTCATCTACCAGTTCTGGATTCACACCGAGGCGATCAAGCGGATGCCCGCCTGGTTCGAGTCGGTGATGAACACCCCCAGCCATCACCGCGTCCACCACGCCACCAACCCACGCTATCTCGACACAAACTACGCGGGTGTGTTCATCGTCTGGGACCGGATGTTCGGCACCTTCGAGCCCGAGGTCGATGACGAGCTGATCCGTTACGGGATCGTCAAGCAGCTCGGCAGCTTCAACCTGTTATGGTCGGTGTTCCACGAATGGATCGGGATGATCTCGGACATCTGGCGCGCGCCTTGGAAGCACAAGCTGTCTTACCTGCTGCGCGAACCCGGCTGGAGCCATGACGGCAGCCGCGATACCAGCGACATGATCCGCAGCCGGTGGCAATCGCGCGTCGGCAACGGCGTTGCACCTTCTGCAACTTCAGTGGCGGATCGAAACCGGATTGCAGAGGGCCGCGAAGCTTTCTAGTCTCCTCCGCCAAAGGGAGAGATCATGGAAAGTTTCGACTACATCGTCATTGGCGGTGGCAGTGCCGGTAGCGCGGTTGCCGGGCGGCTCGCAGTGGATGGCACGCGGCGGGTCTGCCTGCTCGAAGCCGGCGGCCACAACAACAACGTCTGGATCAAGACACCGGGCTTCATGCCCTTCATCCCGCAAAAGTCGAACTACCGCTACGATACGGTCCCGCAGAAGGGCTTGAACGGCCGCACCGGGTATCAGCCGCGCGGTCGCGGGCTCGGCGGCTCATCGGCGATCAACGCGATGGTCTATATCCGCGGCAACCGCTGGGATTACGACAACTGGGCCGCGCAAGGCTGCGACGGTTGGGCCTATGACGACGTGCTCCCCTACTTCAAGCGCGCCGAAGCGAACGAGCGCGGCGGTGACGATTATCACGGACACGGCGGCCCGCTGTTTGTGGAGGACCAGAAGCACGCCAACCCGGCGAGCCACGCTTTTGTCGAGGCGGCAGCCGCGCTCCAACTGCGCACC
This DNA window, taken from Porphyrobacter sp. ULC335, encodes the following:
- a CDS encoding TIGR01244 family sulfur transferase; amino-acid sequence: MSEFRRLTENILVSQQITAEDVAAAAGLGVNLIVNNRPDGEEPSAPQGDEIAAAAAAAGMNYVAIPIGHSGFSEPQVDAMIAALEQAEGPILAYCRSGTRSTLLWALAAAKQGENPDTIARTAAQAGYDVSPIRPMIDMLAAR
- a CDS encoding sterol desaturase family protein; amino-acid sequence: MPDFKPIDYAVPLFVVAVLAEMIWAKLRAPEAYEPKDTLVSLAFGLGSTVAGALLGGFALTLFIKTYDYRIFDFGPEWWAVWWAWPVCFILDDLKYYWVHRAGHRIRWMWASHVNHHSSQHYNLSTALRQTWTGMFTFGFLFAVPLVLLGFHPAMIAICGGFNLIYQFWIHTEAIKRMPAWFESVMNTPSHHRVHHATNPRYLDTNYAGVFIVWDRMFGTFEPEVDDELIRYGIVKQLGSFNLLWSVFHEWIGMISDIWRAPWKHKLSYLLREPGWSHDGSRDTSDMIRSRWQSRVGNGVAPSATSVADRNRIAEGREAF